Proteins encoded together in one Olsenella timonensis window:
- a CDS encoding ABC transporter ATP-binding protein, whose translation MFKLRRYLAGHYAQCVLAPLFKMLEALLQLLVPLVMAQVIDVGIATRDTGYVLLHGALLVVMGVFAWVVSVTAQFFSARLAAAFGTAMRDDLFAHVLTLSREDVERLGRASLVTRLTNDSQQVQDGLNMFFRLILRSPFVTFGTVVAAFFVDGVEGAVLLAAVLAAGALVIGFMYATTDRYRGIQRGLDDVQLAVSENLEGARVLRAFRREASERAAFAETAATVRDRQVATGDISALVNPLTYAAVNCGLIALLWFGGAQVDVGHLTQGQLVALVSYVSQALVELLKLTNLIVLLAKASACARRINEVFETTPSLGDGTLDAASAPDAPALAFRDVSFAYPGAAGDALSHVSFSVEPGGTLGVIGGTGSGKSTLASLAMRFYDVTGGEVAVGGQDVRDLTRRTLRAQVSLVAQGATLFSGTVASNLRWANRDASEDDLRSALATAQATGIVDGRPEGLDAEVEQFGRNFSGGQRQRLAIARTLVRRPRVLVLDDASSALDYATDAALRRAIARDCAGTAVVTISQRVAAVRHADQILVLDGGRQMGLGTHEELLAGCPVYREICESQLTGEEVAR comes from the coding sequence ATGTTCAAGCTCAGGCGCTACCTCGCGGGCCACTACGCCCAGTGCGTGCTGGCACCGCTGTTCAAGATGCTCGAGGCGCTTCTCCAGCTCCTCGTCCCGCTCGTGATGGCCCAGGTCATCGACGTCGGCATCGCCACGCGCGACACCGGGTACGTGCTCCTCCACGGGGCGCTGCTCGTCGTCATGGGCGTCTTCGCCTGGGTCGTCTCGGTCACGGCGCAGTTCTTCAGCGCGCGGCTCGCGGCGGCCTTTGGCACCGCCATGCGCGACGACCTCTTCGCCCACGTGCTCACGCTCTCCCGCGAGGACGTGGAGCGCCTCGGCCGGGCGAGCCTCGTGACGCGTCTCACCAACGACTCACAGCAGGTCCAGGACGGACTCAACATGTTCTTCCGCCTGATCCTGCGCTCCCCGTTCGTGACCTTCGGGACGGTGGTCGCCGCCTTCTTCGTGGACGGCGTCGAGGGCGCGGTGCTGCTCGCCGCCGTGCTCGCGGCCGGCGCGCTCGTGATCGGATTCATGTACGCGACCACCGACCGCTACCGCGGCATCCAGCGCGGCCTCGACGACGTGCAGCTCGCCGTCTCGGAGAACCTGGAGGGCGCCCGCGTGCTGCGCGCCTTTCGCCGCGAGGCCAGCGAGCGCGCCGCCTTCGCCGAGACGGCCGCCACCGTGCGCGACCGCCAGGTCGCGACCGGCGACATCTCCGCCCTCGTGAACCCGCTCACCTACGCCGCCGTCAACTGCGGCCTCATCGCCCTGCTGTGGTTCGGCGGGGCGCAGGTGGACGTCGGCCACCTCACCCAGGGCCAGCTCGTCGCCCTCGTGAGCTACGTCAGCCAGGCGCTCGTGGAGCTCCTCAAGCTCACGAACCTCATCGTCCTTCTCGCCAAGGCGTCCGCCTGCGCCCGGCGCATCAACGAGGTCTTCGAGACGACGCCATCCCTCGGGGACGGCACGCTCGACGCCGCCTCCGCGCCTGACGCCCCCGCCCTCGCCTTCCGCGACGTGAGCTTCGCGTACCCCGGCGCCGCGGGAGACGCCCTCTCCCACGTGAGCTTCTCCGTCGAGCCGGGGGGCACGCTCGGCGTGATCGGGGGCACGGGCTCCGGCAAGTCCACGCTCGCGAGCCTCGCCATGCGCTTCTACGACGTGACGGGCGGAGAGGTCGCGGTCGGCGGGCAGGACGTCCGAGACCTCACGCGCCGCACGCTGCGCGCCCAGGTCTCGCTCGTGGCGCAGGGCGCCACGCTCTTCTCGGGCACCGTCGCGTCGAACCTGCGCTGGGCGAACCGAGACGCCAGCGAGGACGACCTGCGCTCAGCCCTTGCGACCGCGCAGGCGACGGGCATCGTGGACGGCAGGCCCGAGGGCCTGGACGCCGAGGTCGAGCAGTTCGGGCGCAACTTCTCCGGCGGGCAGCGCCAGCGGCTCGCCATCGCGCGCACCCTCGTGCGCCGCCCGCGCGTCCTCGTCCTCGACGACGCCTCCTCCGCGCTCGACTACGCCACCGACGCGGCGCTGCGCCGCGCGATCGCCCGCGACTGCGCGGGCACCGCCGTCGTCACCATCTCCCAGCGCGTGGCCGCCGTGCGCCACGCCGACCAGATCCTCGTGCTCGACGGCGGCCGCCAGATGGGCCTCGGGACGCACGAGGAGCTGCTCGCTGGCTGCCCCGTCTACCGCGAGATCTGCGAGTCGCAGCTCACCGGCGAGGAGGTGGCGCGATGA
- a CDS encoding ATP-binding cassette domain-containing protein: protein MTLENVGVAYEGAPGERTVALDAVSLELSGGVCGLMGRTGSGKTTLLEVMAGATAPDAGVVRLVGQGEVGLVFQLPERQFFEPTVEREQAEGELAAAIVRGRGLA from the coding sequence GTGACGCTCGAGAACGTCGGCGTCGCCTACGAGGGCGCGCCAGGCGAGAGGACCGTGGCGCTCGACGCCGTCTCGCTGGAGCTCTCCGGCGGCGTGTGCGGCCTCATGGGCCGCACGGGCTCGGGCAAGACGACGCTGCTCGAGGTCATGGCTGGGGCGACCGCCCCCGACGCGGGCGTCGTGCGCCTGGTCGGGCAGGGCGAGGTCGGGCTCGTCTTCCAGCTGCCGGAGCGCCAGTTCTTCGAGCCCACCGTCGAGCGCGAGCAGGCCGAAGGTGAGCTCGCGGCCGCCATCGTGCGGGGAAGGGGGCTCGCATGA
- a CDS encoding ABC transporter ATP-binding protein has product MSERDRARSGDTVRRMLALFSARRGGVAATALLTVCVVVGTLALPVLSGRAIDCVVGAGEVDFAGLARSLAWIAATLGGTALCQWALTAVTNRLAFGAALELRERAFDHLQELPLSYIDSHGHGDLAARIVTDADMLTSGLLMAFQQLPVGVLTIVVTLAFMFALNPPIAAVVALLTPVSVFTARFIATHSARHFSGQTRLRGELTAYVEEMVGGISEIETFDVARQAHERFAETDAALGRESLKAVFFSSLVNPTTRFANALVYAAIGIFGAFVAMGGGITVGGLSAFLGYADQYAKPFNDISGVATELQNSVACARRLFALLDVPAEAPDAPGALALDEPRGEVELDHVVFGYDPARPVLRDVDLGVRPGQRVALVGETGCGKTTLINLIMRFYDVDGGAVRVDGHDVRDLTRESLRSGWGMVLQDTWVRRATVRENVSMGRPDATLEEVRAACREAYADDFICRLPQGYDTVLDGSTSLSAGQRQLLCIARVMLARPAMLILDEATSNIDTRTELLVQRALARLMEGRTSFVVAHRLSTVRDADLICVIADGRIAERGTHEGLLAAGGRYRCIYEAQFAPTE; this is encoded by the coding sequence ATGAGCGAGAGGGACCGCGCGCGCTCGGGCGACACCGTTCGTCGCATGCTGGCGCTCTTCTCCGCGCGGCGCGGCGGGGTCGCGGCGACCGCGCTGCTCACGGTCTGCGTCGTGGTGGGCACGCTCGCGCTGCCCGTGCTCAGCGGACGGGCGATCGACTGCGTCGTGGGCGCGGGCGAGGTGGACTTCGCCGGCCTCGCCCGCTCGCTCGCCTGGATAGCCGCGACGCTCGGGGGCACCGCGCTCTGCCAGTGGGCGCTCACCGCCGTCACCAACCGCCTCGCCTTCGGCGCGGCGCTCGAGCTGCGCGAGCGTGCCTTCGACCACCTCCAGGAGCTCCCGCTCTCCTACATAGACTCCCACGGCCACGGCGACCTCGCCGCGCGCATCGTGACCGACGCCGACATGCTCACCAGCGGCCTGCTCATGGCCTTCCAGCAGCTGCCCGTCGGGGTGCTCACGATCGTCGTGACGCTCGCCTTCATGTTTGCGCTCAACCCGCCCATAGCCGCCGTGGTGGCGCTGCTGACGCCCGTCTCGGTGTTCACCGCGCGCTTCATCGCCACGCACAGCGCCAGGCACTTCTCGGGGCAGACGCGGCTGCGCGGCGAGCTCACTGCATACGTCGAGGAGATGGTCGGCGGCATCTCCGAGATCGAGACCTTCGACGTGGCGCGACAGGCCCACGAGCGCTTTGCCGAGACGGACGCCGCGCTCGGACGGGAGAGCCTCAAGGCGGTGTTCTTCTCGTCCCTGGTGAACCCCACCACGCGCTTTGCGAACGCCCTCGTCTACGCGGCCATAGGCATCTTCGGCGCGTTCGTCGCCATGGGGGGCGGCATCACCGTGGGCGGGCTCTCCGCCTTCCTGGGCTACGCTGACCAGTACGCCAAGCCCTTCAACGACATCTCCGGCGTGGCGACCGAGCTGCAGAACTCAGTCGCCTGCGCCCGGCGCCTGTTCGCCCTGCTCGACGTCCCCGCCGAGGCACCGGACGCCCCGGGCGCGCTCGCGCTCGACGAGCCGCGCGGCGAGGTCGAGCTGGACCACGTCGTCTTTGGCTACGACCCGGCGCGCCCGGTCCTGCGCGACGTCGACCTCGGCGTGCGTCCGGGCCAGCGCGTCGCCCTCGTGGGCGAGACGGGCTGCGGGAAGACCACCCTCATCAACCTCATCATGCGCTTCTACGACGTGGACGGCGGCGCCGTGCGCGTGGACGGGCACGACGTGCGCGACCTCACGCGCGAGAGCCTGCGCTCGGGGTGGGGCATGGTGCTGCAGGACACGTGGGTGCGCCGCGCCACGGTGCGCGAGAACGTGAGCATGGGTCGCCCCGACGCCACGCTCGAGGAGGTGCGCGCCGCATGTCGCGAGGCGTATGCGGACGACTTCATCTGCCGCCTGCCGCAGGGCTACGACACGGTGCTCGACGGCTCGACGTCGCTGTCCGCCGGGCAGCGACAGCTCCTGTGCATCGCGCGCGTCATGCTCGCGCGGCCCGCGATGCTCATCCTCGACGAGGCGACCTCCAACATCGACACACGCACCGAGCTCCTGGTCCAGCGCGCGCTGGCGCGCCTCATGGAGGGCCGCACGAGCTTTGTCGTGGCGCACCGGCTCTCCACCGTGCGCGACGCCGATCTCATCTGTGTAATCGCCGACGGGCGCATCGCCGAGCGCGGCACCCACGAGGGGCTGCTCGCCGCAGGCGGGCGCTATCGGTGCATCTACGAGGCGCAGTTCGCGCCGACGGAGTAG
- a CDS encoding xanthine dehydrogenase family protein subunit M has product MLAFEKYVRPGSARQALELLREHPQATVIGGMMWLRLADRTAPLGIDLSGCGLDRVEETDEAFRIGAMVTLGQLESHVRFQAATCGAFSEAVRDVVGTQFRNLATVGGSVYARMGFSDVVTVLLALDTEVELEGAGVMPIVPFVERGARGDILTHVIVRKHHYRAAFESVRNAATDFSALNAAAACWQGSWHVTVGARPKKATLVTGGERIPLRAGFSPAELDAACELAESLDFGDDLRGTAAWRRAVAPALVRRAVERAAEKPRAEKEA; this is encoded by the coding sequence GTGCTCGCATTCGAGAAGTACGTCCGCCCCGGCAGCGCCCGCCAGGCCCTCGAGCTCCTGCGAGAGCATCCCCAGGCAACCGTTATCGGCGGCATGATGTGGCTGCGCCTCGCAGATCGCACCGCACCGCTCGGCATCGACCTCTCCGGCTGCGGGCTCGACCGCGTCGAGGAGACCGACGAGGCGTTCAGGATCGGCGCGATGGTGACGCTCGGCCAGCTGGAGAGCCACGTGCGCTTCCAGGCCGCCACCTGCGGCGCGTTTAGCGAGGCGGTCCGTGACGTCGTGGGCACGCAGTTTCGCAACCTCGCCACGGTGGGCGGCTCCGTCTACGCGCGCATGGGGTTCTCCGACGTCGTGACCGTGCTGCTCGCGCTCGACACCGAGGTCGAGCTCGAGGGGGCCGGCGTGATGCCGATCGTCCCGTTCGTGGAGCGTGGCGCGCGCGGAGACATCCTCACCCACGTCATCGTGCGCAAGCACCACTACCGGGCGGCCTTCGAGTCGGTGCGCAACGCGGCGACGGACTTCTCCGCGCTCAACGCGGCGGCCGCCTGCTGGCAGGGCTCCTGGCACGTCACCGTGGGCGCGCGCCCCAAGAAGGCGACGCTCGTCACCGGCGGGGAGCGCATCCCGCTGCGCGCCGGGTTCTCCCCCGCGGAGCTTGACGCCGCCTGCGAGCTCGCCGAGAGCCTGGACTTTGGCGACGACCTGCGCGGCACCGCCGCGTGGCGCCGCGCCGTGGCGCCCGCGCTCGTCCGCCGCGCCGTGGAGCGCGCCGCAGAGAAGCCCCGCGCAGAGAAGGAGGCCTAG
- a CDS encoding ATP-binding cassette domain-containing protein yields the protein MARTGERIVEARDIRHAYAPGRPSLRGASIDVASGEFVAIVGENGSGKTTLARHLNALVPLRDGELRVAGIDASDPARVWELRRACGMVFQTPENQFVSSVVGEDVAFGPLNFGAGEADARDAASRALAAVGLAGFERRDVHALSGGQQQRVSLAGVLACDPDVIVLDEATSMIDPQGRDDLVRAVLAARERRRAAVVWITHDMELAARADRVAVMRAGTVATCGSPTEVLANRALLESAGLEPPLAVRTWEGLVRAGVVSGPAPVTVRGLVSALCG from the coding sequence GTGGCCAGGACGGGCGAGAGGATCGTGGAGGCGCGCGACATCCGCCATGCCTACGCGCCGGGTCGCCCGTCGCTGCGCGGCGCCTCGATCGACGTGGCAAGCGGGGAGTTCGTGGCCATAGTCGGCGAGAACGGCTCCGGCAAGACGACGCTCGCGCGGCACCTGAACGCGCTCGTCCCGCTGCGGGACGGCGAGCTCAGGGTCGCCGGGATCGACGCGTCGGACCCCGCGCGCGTCTGGGAGCTCCGCCGCGCCTGCGGCATGGTCTTCCAGACCCCCGAGAACCAGTTCGTCTCCTCGGTGGTGGGCGAGGACGTCGCCTTCGGTCCGCTCAACTTCGGGGCGGGGGAGGCCGATGCGCGGGACGCCGCGTCGCGGGCGCTCGCGGCGGTGGGGCTCGCCGGCTTTGAGCGGCGAGACGTGCACGCGCTCTCGGGCGGGCAGCAGCAGCGCGTGTCACTCGCGGGCGTGCTCGCCTGCGACCCGGACGTGATCGTGCTCGACGAGGCGACCTCGATGATTGACCCCCAGGGCAGGGACGACCTCGTGCGCGCCGTGCTCGCCGCGCGCGAGCGGAGGCGCGCCGCCGTCGTCTGGATCACCCATGACATGGAGCTCGCCGCCCGCGCCGACCGCGTTGCCGTGATGCGGGCGGGCACGGTCGCGACGTGCGGCTCTCCGACGGAGGTCCTGGCGAACCGCGCGCTGCTCGAGAGCGCCGGCCTGGAGCCGCCGCTCGCGGTCCGCACCTGGGAGGGGCTCGTGCGCGCGGGAGTCGTCTCGGGGCCCGCCCCCGTCACGGTGAGGGGCCTGGTGAGCGCGCTGTGCGGGTGA
- a CDS encoding ECF transporter S component — translation MSPVKSVVIAAVCAALGIALPMAFHAIPGAGNVWLPMHIPVMICGLVAGAAPGAAAGILAPVLSSLLTGMPAAPILPSMTCELLVYGLVSGLLGARVRTGRLPLDLYVSLVGAMVCGRVVGGVLQALIFSAGSYSLAAWATGYLVTGLPGIVLQLVVVVPVVVALERAGLVPARPPPRPPPLGLWAFREARRRGWSHAPLLSGAFGR, via the coding sequence GTGAGCCCCGTCAAGAGTGTCGTCATCGCCGCCGTCTGCGCCGCGCTCGGCATCGCGCTCCCGATGGCCTTCCACGCCATCCCCGGCGCCGGCAACGTCTGGCTGCCCATGCACATCCCCGTCATGATCTGCGGTCTCGTGGCGGGCGCGGCCCCGGGGGCGGCCGCCGGGATTCTCGCCCCCGTGCTCTCGAGCCTGCTGACCGGCATGCCCGCTGCGCCCATCCTGCCGTCGATGACCTGCGAGCTCCTCGTGTACGGGCTGGTCTCCGGCCTGCTCGGCGCGCGCGTCCGCACGGGACGCCTGCCGCTCGACCTCTACGTCTCGCTCGTCGGCGCCATGGTCTGCGGCAGGGTCGTGGGCGGGGTGCTGCAGGCGCTGATCTTCTCCGCCGGGTCCTACTCGCTTGCCGCGTGGGCCACGGGCTATCTCGTGACGGGCCTGCCCGGCATCGTGCTGCAGCTCGTCGTCGTGGTGCCGGTCGTCGTGGCGCTCGAGCGCGCCGGCCTCGTGCCCGCCCGACCTCCGCCCCGTCCTCCACCCCTCGGGCTGTGGGCGTTTCGTGAAGCACGTCGTCGGGGCTGGTCGCACGCCCCGCTCCTGTCCGGCGCGTTCGGTCGGTGA
- a CDS encoding energy-coupling factor transporter transmembrane protein EcfT, giving the protein MRSAGGYVWVDSPLHRAPAAAKLAGLVVAVAIVVLATSPLELGLAAAGVAALVATSRVGWRAAARGLWGMRWFLLVILAMNALLFSAEDPLVSLGPLRLTAAGVAQGVRVVVRTALVVVLGTLLGATTRPQQITAGVRAALRPLERVGVPTEVAALAVGVTMQFVPTLLRESRQLMRAQTLRCGNVTSGDIMRRAVSYVRLLVPVFVAAFRRADELAVAMEARGYRLSGGRRPGEESRP; this is encoded by the coding sequence ATGAGGTCGGCGGGCGGATACGTGTGGGTCGACTCGCCGCTGCACCGCGCCCCTGCCGCGGCAAAGCTCGCGGGCCTCGTGGTTGCAGTCGCGATCGTCGTCCTCGCGACCAGCCCGCTCGAGCTCGGGCTCGCCGCGGCCGGCGTCGCGGCCCTCGTCGCGACCTCACGCGTCGGATGGCGCGCCGCGGCGCGCGGGCTGTGGGGGATGCGCTGGTTCCTCCTCGTCATACTCGCCATGAACGCGCTGCTTTTCTCGGCGGAGGACCCGTTGGTCTCGCTGGGCCCGCTGCGTCTCACGGCGGCCGGCGTCGCCCAGGGCGTGCGCGTCGTCGTGCGCACCGCGCTCGTGGTCGTCCTCGGCACGCTGCTCGGTGCCACCACGCGTCCGCAGCAGATCACCGCCGGCGTGCGCGCGGCGCTGCGCCCGCTGGAGCGAGTCGGCGTGCCCACGGAGGTGGCGGCCCTGGCCGTGGGCGTCACGATGCAGTTCGTGCCCACGCTGCTCCGCGAGAGTCGCCAGCTCATGCGCGCGCAGACGCTACGTTGCGGAAACGTCACCTCTGGTGATATTATGCGACGCGCCGTCAGTTACGTGCGGCTGCTCGTCCCCGTCTTCGTGGCGGCGTTCCGTCGTGCCGACGAGCTTGCCGTCGCCATGGAGGCGCGCGGGTACCGCCTGTCCGGCGGCCGTCGCCCCGGAGAGGAGAGTCGCCCGTGA
- a CDS encoding molybdopterin-dependent oxidoreductase, whose protein sequence is MLVNLTLNGARLEEDVRPDMTLFDFCRAHGYKSVKCACETSNCGLCTVLLDGEPVLSCSVMIARADGHEVTTLEGMRDGRRELLAQCLAEEGAEQCGFCAPGLEMAVLALDAARPGADDETVRRYLSGNLCRCSGYAGQMRAIRRFLARHDNGGELPPRVVPDDLTTESGERHAQIARPLAKKDSDALLSGAPVYTADLVPEGALVVKLVRSRHANALVTSIDKSRALEVPGVVAVFGPDDVPHNRFTLAGQSFPEPSPYDTVLLDRHVRYVGDEVAMVVAETEAAAAAGVKAVKVAYEQLPAVIDVEEALDNATVIHDEQDWTPGGDKSGDPSRNLVAHGERVHGDLEAAFAASDVVIERTYRTQATQQSMMETFRSFAYSDAFGRLTVVSSTQVPFHIRRQVANALGIPKRQVRVIKPRVGGGFGAKQSGCNEPFAAFAAMKTGRPCVCTYTRAETMSCSNTRHEMVLKVRVGARRDGTIEAIDLYALSNAGAYGYHGTTTVTLVGGKALPIYNHATASRFSYDVVYTNTTPGGAYRGYGATQGCFAVESAVNELADELGMDPCELRLKNLVRPGETLWQLNDEHLHSCRLDECLGRAMEMVGWKGRPLREDLGDRVRGLGVALTMQGSGIAMVDIANVDIRLEDDGFYVLSIGATDVGTGADTILAQMAAEALGCSVDRIVTKGVDTDTSPFDTGAYASSGTYTTGGAVVRAAEDLVRQIRGQAARLWDADEKDVEFDGELLRCGGRQMTVAELANKMIGFGLQPGMLEGHGSNAQPTSPPPYMAGIAEVEVDKATGKVTVTDYAAVVDCGTVINPALARVQAEGGIAQGIGMALTEDVSRDERGGLRTGSLMTYKLPSRLDVPEPRVEFMPSFEPTGPFGAKSIGEVVINTPSPAVMSAVAHATGRYVRDLPITPSKVLGAR, encoded by the coding sequence ATGCTCGTCAACCTCACCTTGAACGGCGCGCGCCTCGAGGAGGACGTCCGCCCGGACATGACGCTCTTCGACTTCTGCCGCGCGCACGGCTACAAGTCCGTGAAGTGCGCGTGCGAGACCTCCAACTGCGGCCTCTGCACCGTTCTGCTTGACGGCGAGCCCGTGCTCTCGTGCTCGGTCATGATAGCCCGCGCAGACGGCCACGAGGTCACCACGCTCGAGGGCATGCGCGACGGCCGCCGCGAGCTTCTGGCCCAGTGCCTCGCCGAGGAGGGGGCCGAGCAGTGCGGCTTCTGCGCACCGGGCCTCGAGATGGCCGTGCTCGCGCTCGACGCCGCCCGCCCCGGCGCCGACGACGAGACCGTGCGCCGCTACCTCTCCGGCAACCTCTGCCGCTGCTCCGGCTACGCCGGCCAGATGCGCGCGATCCGCCGCTTCCTCGCCCGTCACGACAACGGCGGCGAGCTGCCGCCGCGCGTGGTCCCGGACGACCTCACCACCGAGTCGGGCGAGAGGCACGCCCAGATCGCGCGGCCCCTCGCGAAGAAGGACTCCGACGCCCTGCTCTCCGGCGCGCCGGTCTACACCGCCGACCTCGTTCCCGAGGGCGCCCTCGTGGTGAAGCTCGTGCGCAGCCGGCACGCCAACGCCCTGGTCACGAGCATCGACAAGAGCCGCGCGCTCGAGGTCCCCGGCGTCGTCGCGGTCTTCGGCCCGGATGACGTGCCCCACAACCGCTTCACGCTGGCCGGCCAGAGCTTCCCCGAGCCGAGCCCCTATGACACGGTCCTCCTCGACCGCCACGTGCGCTACGTGGGCGACGAGGTGGCCATGGTCGTAGCCGAGACCGAGGCCGCTGCCGCCGCGGGCGTGAAGGCCGTGAAGGTCGCCTACGAGCAGCTGCCCGCCGTCATCGACGTGGAGGAGGCGCTGGACAACGCCACCGTCATCCACGACGAGCAGGACTGGACGCCCGGCGGCGACAAGTCGGGCGACCCGTCTCGCAACCTCGTGGCGCACGGCGAGCGCGTCCACGGCGACCTGGAGGCGGCCTTCGCTGCCTCTGACGTGGTAATCGAGCGCACCTACCGCACGCAGGCCACGCAGCAGTCCATGATGGAGACGTTCCGCTCCTTTGCCTACTCCGACGCCTTTGGCCGCCTCACCGTGGTGAGCTCCACGCAGGTGCCCTTCCACATCCGCCGCCAGGTGGCAAACGCCCTGGGGATTCCCAAGCGCCAGGTGCGCGTCATCAAGCCGCGCGTGGGCGGCGGCTTTGGCGCCAAGCAGAGCGGCTGCAACGAGCCCTTCGCCGCGTTCGCCGCGATGAAGACGGGCCGCCCGTGCGTGTGCACCTACACGCGCGCGGAGACCATGAGCTGCTCCAACACGCGTCACGAGATGGTCCTCAAGGTGCGCGTGGGTGCACGCCGCGACGGCACGATCGAGGCCATCGACCTCTACGCGCTCTCCAACGCCGGCGCCTACGGGTACCACGGCACCACCACGGTCACGCTCGTGGGCGGCAAGGCGCTCCCGATCTACAACCACGCGACGGCGAGCCGCTTCAGCTACGACGTGGTCTACACCAACACCACGCCGGGCGGCGCCTATCGCGGCTACGGCGCGACGCAGGGCTGCTTTGCCGTGGAGTCCGCTGTCAACGAGCTGGCCGACGAGCTGGGCATGGACCCGTGCGAGCTGCGCCTCAAGAACCTCGTCAGGCCCGGCGAGACCCTCTGGCAGCTCAACGACGAGCACCTCCACAGCTGCCGCCTCGACGAGTGCCTCGGCCGCGCGATGGAGATGGTGGGCTGGAAGGGCCGGCCCCTCCGCGAGGACCTCGGCGACCGCGTGCGCGGCCTGGGCGTGGCGCTCACGATGCAGGGCTCCGGCATCGCGATGGTCGACATCGCCAACGTGGACATCCGCCTCGAGGACGACGGCTTCTACGTGCTCTCCATCGGTGCCACCGACGTGGGGACCGGCGCCGACACGATCCTGGCGCAGATGGCGGCCGAGGCGCTCGGCTGCAGCGTGGACCGCATCGTCACCAAGGGCGTCGACACCGACACCTCCCCCTTCGACACCGGCGCCTACGCCTCCTCGGGCACCTACACCACCGGCGGCGCCGTCGTGCGCGCGGCAGAGGACCTCGTCCGGCAGATCCGGGGGCAGGCGGCCCGCCTCTGGGACGCGGACGAGAAGGACGTGGAGTTCGACGGCGAGCTCCTCCGCTGCGGCGGGCGCCAGATGACGGTCGCCGAGCTCGCCAACAAGATGATCGGCTTTGGCCTGCAGCCCGGCATGCTCGAGGGCCACGGGTCCAACGCGCAGCCCACCTCGCCGCCCCCCTACATGGCCGGCATAGCCGAGGTCGAGGTCGACAAGGCCACGGGCAAGGTCACGGTCACCGACTACGCGGCGGTGGTGGACTGCGGCACCGTCATCAACCCCGCGCTCGCCCGCGTGCAGGCGGAGGGCGGCATCGCCCAGGGGATTGGCATGGCGCTCACCGAGGACGTCTCCCGCGACGAGCGCGGCGGCCTGCGCACCGGCAGCCTCATGACGTACAAGCTGCCCTCCCGCCTGGACGTGCCCGAACCGCGCGTGGAGTTCATGCCGAGCTTCGAGCCCACGGGGCCCTTCGGCGCGAAGTCCATCGGCGAGGTCGTCATCAACACCCCCTCCCCCGCCGTCATGAGCGCCGTCGCCCATGCCACGGGACGCTACGTGCGCGACCTGCCGATCACCCCGAGCAAGGTGCTCGGCGCCCGGTAG
- a CDS encoding DapH/DapD/GlmU-related protein gives MPDASDYDRFLSGDYFRPSDGRLRGLRGRCYELLDRLNDTSNADKGARSDILRELLGSLGEGANVKSPFQCDYGMNIHVGDGVFVGVGCVFLDVAPIEIGAGTLVGPQVGIYAVEHPLDAARRATGVERGRGVRIGRNCWIGGHATINPGVTLGDGVVVASGAVVTRSFPDNVLVAGVPARVVRELA, from the coding sequence ATGCCAGACGCCAGCGACTACGACCGCTTTCTCTCGGGGGACTACTTCCGCCCGTCGGACGGGCGGCTGCGGGGGCTCCGCGGCCGCTGCTACGAGCTGCTCGACAGGCTCAACGACACGAGCAACGCCGACAAGGGCGCCCGCTCGGACATCCTGCGCGAGCTGCTCGGGTCCCTCGGGGAGGGGGCCAACGTCAAGTCGCCGTTCCAGTGCGACTACGGCATGAACATCCACGTGGGCGACGGGGTCTTCGTGGGCGTGGGCTGCGTCTTCCTTGACGTGGCCCCCATCGAGATCGGCGCCGGGACGCTCGTCGGGCCCCAGGTCGGGATCTACGCCGTGGAGCACCCGCTCGACGCCGCGCGCCGTGCCACCGGAGTGGAGCGCGGCCGCGGCGTCCGCATCGGTCGCAACTGCTGGATCGGCGGCCATGCCACGATCAACCCCGGCGTCACGCTCGGCGACGGCGTCGTCGTGGCGTCGGGCGCCGTGGTGACGCGGTCGTTCCCGGACAACGTGCTCGTGGCGGGCGTGCCGGCGCGCGTCGTCAGGGAGCTCGCCTGA